The following is a genomic window from Neisseria zalophi.
TCCGCACGCATCAACAATACTATGATGCCGCTGAGGACTAAATTAAAAACAGGCGATACTGTTGAAGTAATTACTTCCGAACACGCCAAGCCAAACCCGGCATGGTTGGATTTTGTCGTATCCAGTCGAGCCAGAAGCGCCATCCGAAACTATATTAAAAATATGAACCGCAAAGATGCGGTTACATTGGGTGAAAATCTACTGCAAAAAGCCCTCTCCAGCTTATTGCCGAAAAATATTTTGCTGTCTGAAACATTGAAAGAGAAATACCTCAATGATTTGAACAATCAGCAAAAAACATTTGAAGATGTGCTATACAGCGTCGGCATGGGGCACACCCTGCCGATTACCGTTGCCATGCACATTGCCGAGTTAGCCGGTGAACACTTCGGTGATGAAGTCCGCCTGAGCCCGATTAAAATTAACGGCCAAACGATGGGACGAGTACATCTTGCCCCATGCTGCCAACCTTTACCGGGAGATGCAGTACGCGCGGTGCTGATTAAAGATCAGGGATTGGTTATCCACCGTGATAACTGCCCGAACCTGTTGAAAGCTGATCCTGAACAACAACTGGATGCCGATTGGGAAAGCATCCCCGATCAAACATTCAGAAGCACTTTAATTGTCAGCTCACTTGATGCGCATGGTTTATTGGCGCTAATGGCACAGGCGATTTCTTCGGCAGGTGCCGATATCGAATCGGTGGAAACACCTCAGAAAAAATCGGGTACGGAAGGATTTATTCAATTTAAGTTCTTCATTACAGTTAAGAATACCGACCAACTCAATAATATTATCAAAGCCCTAAATGCAATTACAAATGTTCAAAGCGTGATTAGGGTATAACCATTGCAATATTGAAATCAAGCCGTCTGAAAAAAGTTTTCAGACGGCTTCACTATTTTATTATTTTATTTTCATTCAATTCTATTAATAAATTTAGAATAAATTAAATGTTCTCTCTATAAGCCAATCTCAAAATAAAGGCGGATATTCTATCCGCCTTTATACCTTAATTAAGCCGTCTGAAAACATTATTCGATATTCTGCACCTGTTCACGCATTTGCTCGATTAATACTTTCAAATCCACCGAAGCCTGAGTACATTCCGCCGCAATCGCCTTGCTGCCTAATGTGTTAGCCTCACGATTCAGCTCCTGCATCAAAAAATCCAAACGCTTGCCGACACTACGGCCTTTTGATGTCATGATTGTGCGGCGCACTTCTTCAATATGAGTACGCAAACGGCTGAACTCTTCATCCACATCCGATTTTTGGATAAATAAAGCGAACTCCTGCTGCAAACGGTCATTATCAATATTGGATACCGCTTCTTTTAAACGGGTACGGACTTTTTCCATATGTGCTTCCAATAAGCTTGGAAAAATGCCACTTAAATTATTGATAATTCTTTCCATTTCCTGCAAACGCCAAAATAAATGCTGCGAAAGCTTTTCCCCTTCGCGGGCACGTGCGGCGGTAAAGTCAACTAAAGCCTGTTCCAATAATTTTTTCACCGCTTCGGCAAATACTTCCGCATCTTCATTCTGGCTGACTAATACACCGGGGAATTTCAAAATATCGGCCACAGTTAACTTGCCTAATTCTTTGTATTCCTTACGCCATTGCCCATTAAGTGCAGCTAATTGCGATACCAAATCCTGATTGACATCCAAACCTTGTGCGCTGCCGGCAATATCCTGAATTTGGATACGGCATTCGAGTTTACCGCGTGTGGCATGCATGGCAATATTTTCCCGCAATACGCTTTCAAGATGGCGCAAGTCATCAGGCATACGGAACTGTACATCAAGATAACGGTGGTTTACAGCGCGAATTTCCAAATTAATACGCTTGCCGCCGCATTCTCCGGCAGCATTGGCGAAGCCTGTCATGCTTCGAATAGTCATGGGGTTTTACTCCGTTTTAAAATTTATCGAGTGAAAGCTCGGAAAATATACCACAATTTTGCGTGTTATAATCCGCCGCATCAGAGATTAAGGAATCATTATGACCGTTTATACCCGTACCTCACGCCCTGCCGATGCACTGCGCGAAATTAAAATCACCCCCAACTTCCTGCCTCATACCGACGGCTCCTGCCTGATTGAAGCGGGCAATACCAAGGTTATCTGCACGGCCTCCATCGACGAAAGCCTGCCGCCGTTTTTGCGCGGCAAAGATCAGGGTTGGGTCACAGCGGAATACGGCATGTTGCCGGCTTCCACTGCTTCGCGTATGCGGCGGGAAGCATCGGCAGGCAAACAAAGCGGCCGCACGCAGGAAATCCAACGTTTAATCGGCCGCTCGTTACGCGCAGTGGTTGAGCTTGATAAATTGGGCGAACGTCAGATTCTGATAGATTGCGATGTGATTCAGGCCGACGGCGGTACCCGTACCGCATCGATTACCGGTGCTTTTGTGGCCTTGCAAATGGCGATTAACAAACTGGTTGAGGCCGGTATGTTGGTGCACAACCCTATTCGCGAAGCCGTTGCCGCCGTATCCGTGGGTGTTGTCGGCGGTGTGCCGTTATTGGATTTGGATTATCCCGAAGATTCCGGCTGCGACAGTGATATTAATATTGTGATGACGGCTTCCGGTAAAATCATTGAAATTCAAGGCACGGCCGAAGGTGCGCCTTTCAGCATTGAAGAACTTAACAAGCTGATTGAGTTGGGCAGCAAAGGGATAAGCGAATTGATGGAACATCAACAAAAAGCACTGGCGCAAACTACCGTTCAGACGGCCTGATCATATCCCTGCTATATAAACCAATCGTTCTATATTGATTAGATACTGACAGGCCGTCTGAAAATTTTCAGACGGCCTGTATATAAAACATTTCGAATATTACACACCATGAGCAAACATATTCTTCTCGGCATCAGCGGCGGTATTGCCGCCTATAAATCATGCGAACTGGTGCGCCTATTGAAAAAACAGGGCCATCAGGTGAGCGTTGCCATGAGCCGCGCCGCCACCGAATTCGTATCGCCGCTGACTTTCCAAGCCCTCAGTGGCAATCCTGTTTTATCGGAAACGCATCACGGCGCAGACGGCAACGGTATGGCCCATATCAATCTGACCCGCCAAGCCAATATTTTTCTTATTGCCCCCGCCAGTGCCAACACCTTAGCCAAAATCGCCAATGGTATTGCCGACAACCTACTCACCAACCTAGCCGCCGCCCGCACCTGCCCCTTGGCAGTTGCCCCTGCCATGAATGTGGAAATGTGGCACAACCCGGCCAATCTGCGCAATATTGCCCGGCTTCGCGACGACGGCATCACCGTTTTCACGCCCGCATCGGGCGAACAGGCTTGCGGCGAAATCGGCATCGGCCGTATGCCCGAAGCGGCGGAGCTGGCCGAACTGCTGCCCGACTTATGGGCGCCGAAACGCTTGCAGGGCAAAAAAATATTGATAACCGCCGGTGCGACATTCGAAGCGATTGATCCGGTGCGCGGCATTACCAATATTTCCAGCGGCCAAATGGGCATGGCGCTTGCCCGTGCCTGCCGTGCCGCCGGTGCCGAAGTTTCATTGATTTACGGACAGATTCAAACCACACTGTCGACAGGTTTGACTTCAACCACCCAAGCCGTAAGCGCCGAGGAAATGTATCGCGCCGTTATGGCCGAGATTACGGGGAAAGACGTATTTATTTCGGTTGCCGCCGTCGCAGACTATAAAGTGAAAAACAGTAGCAGCCAAAAATTGAAAAAAGACGGCTCCGGCACGCCGCCCGTTATCGAGCTTACGGAAAACCCCGATATACTCGCTTCGGTCGCCAAACTTGAACACGCGCCTTTTTGCGTCGGTTTTGCTGCCGAAAGTGAAAAAGTATTGGAACATGCCCGCGCCAAGCGGCTGAAAAAAGGCATTCCGATGTTGGTGGCCAACGATGTGGCATTAGCCATGGGCAAACCCGTTAACCGGATTACCATTATTGACGAACAGGGTGAAACCGAATTCCCCGAAACCGATAAAAATCAGGCGGCAACGGCGATTGTTGAACGTTTATCCGTTTTATTGGCTCGGTAAAAACAAAATAAAAAAGGCGGATAATCATCCGCCTTTCTTTTTCGATAATAAAACCGTATCCGTTAAACCTTATTGAACATTTGCCGGCACTTCGGCACCTTCTTCAATCACTAACCGTTGGCTACCCTTGCCTTTAGCAACAATCTCGCCGCCAACCTGCATGGCTTGAATTTTACCGCCTTTTTTCACGTCCAACGCGCTCACGCCGTCGCCCAAGGTTTCTAAATTACCGCCGATATGGATTTGTTCGGCTTCACCGCCGCTTTGAATCGACAAGGCCAACGGTTTCAAACGTAGAACCACGCCTTTCACCAATGAATCGCCTTCGCTACCATAGGTTTTTACATCACCGTGTACGGTTAATTTACCGATTTTACGGCTCAATTGAATACCGATAGAACCGTCGCCGTAAGTGGAAATGCTGCCGAATTCAATATTATCGACCGTGCCGTCATATTGGTTATAACCGCGTGCGCCCATGCCATAGGTCGCCACTTCGCCTTTCACCACAAAATTACCGACCGTGCCGAAGTTGACAAAGCCGATACCGCTGGGGCCGTATGACAAAACATTTTTTTCAGACAGCCAATTATCAACATGACCCCAAGTATCCAAGACCATATCGTTTACGCCGTATGTTACGATATTTTCATGGTGAACCAGCTCTTTCACTTTGGCACCATAAACGATAAAGACCGCAGCGGTAATAATATCCGGCACGCCGAAAGGCAGACGGCCGTCTGAATAAACCGCTTGCGTGGTAATGCGGTCTGCCACCACTTGACCGCCCTCGTCGCCGAAACCGGAAACAAACAAACCCGAACCCAATACCGGCGCATGCTCGCGACCGATACGGATATTGTCGATGGTTAAATCGATTCGGCTGTCTTTTTGGCTGTTGAAGTTATATACCGTTAATGCGCCCTGATATACGTTGACACCGTATTTTTGCGGCTGTTCGGGATGATGGCGCGCATCGCAGGCAACAATATCCAAGTTATTAATATTCAGTTTTGCAGATTGGGTGCCCGCACGGGTAATAAAAGAAAACTGGCCGA
Proteins encoded in this region:
- a CDS encoding YicC/YloC family endoribonuclease, coding for MTIRSMTGFANAAGECGGKRINLEIRAVNHRYLDVQFRMPDDLRHLESVLRENIAMHATRGKLECRIQIQDIAGSAQGLDVNQDLVSQLAALNGQWRKEYKELGKLTVADILKFPGVLVSQNEDAEVFAEAVKKLLEQALVDFTAARAREGEKLSQHLFWRLQEMERIINNLSGIFPSLLEAHMEKVRTRLKEAVSNIDNDRLQQEFALFIQKSDVDEEFSRLRTHIEEVRRTIMTSKGRSVGKRLDFLMQELNREANTLGSKAIAAECTQASVDLKVLIEQMREQVQNIE
- the coaBC gene encoding bifunctional phosphopantothenoylcysteine decarboxylase/phosphopantothenate--cysteine ligase CoaBC, whose product is MSKHILLGISGGIAAYKSCELVRLLKKQGHQVSVAMSRAATEFVSPLTFQALSGNPVLSETHHGADGNGMAHINLTRQANIFLIAPASANTLAKIANGIADNLLTNLAAARTCPLAVAPAMNVEMWHNPANLRNIARLRDDGITVFTPASGEQACGEIGIGRMPEAAELAELLPDLWAPKRLQGKKILITAGATFEAIDPVRGITNISSGQMGMALARACRAAGAEVSLIYGQIQTTLSTGLTSTTQAVSAEEMYRAVMAEITGKDVFISVAAVADYKVKNSSSQKLKKDGSGTPPVIELTENPDILASVAKLEHAPFCVGFAAESEKVLEHARAKRLKKGIPMLVANDVALAMGKPVNRITIIDEQGETEFPETDKNQAATAIVERLSVLLAR
- the rph gene encoding ribonuclease PH, coding for MTVYTRTSRPADALREIKITPNFLPHTDGSCLIEAGNTKVICTASIDESLPPFLRGKDQGWVTAEYGMLPASTASRMRREASAGKQSGRTQEIQRLIGRSLRAVVELDKLGERQILIDCDVIQADGGTRTASITGAFVALQMAINKLVEAGMLVHNPIREAVAAVSVGVVGGVPLLDLDYPEDSGCDSDINIVMTASGKIIEIQGTAEGAPFSIEELNKLIELGSKGISELMEHQQKALAQTTVQTA